The following nucleotide sequence is from Paenibacillus odorifer.
ATTTGTATAGGTTTTGTTTTGGTACAAACCACCTGCATTAAACCAATCTGGATTGACACCTTCCAGCGTTCCATTGCCGATAAGGTCCTTGATATTTGTATTGTCCCATTTCTTATTTACTTTACTGTCACTGTCATAAGCCTCTTCCTTGGTGAAACCGGAATAAATTACGGTATTTCCATAAGTATAAGGCCCTTCGATATTTTGCGAAGTGGCGTAGCCAATCGCCGAACGGATATAAGTAGAAGAAGCGCTGTAATACATCATATAAGCGCCAGTTGTTCCATCAGCGTTCTTATAATCGTTATTCCAGAATACGTCCGGTGCCCAGATGGAGAATCCGCCTTTACTGTCCGAATCGTTCTCGCCAGCCCATTTAAAGGATTCTGCCAGATTCTTGGACAGATCACCAAAAATCACGTTGCCCGGTGTTGTATAACCATTAGTGAACTGTGTCCAGTTCATCAGATCATCTGATTTGGCCGCATCGATATGGGAGCCAAATACATAATAAGTTCCATTATCCACAACCACCGATGGATCATGCACCGAGACATTGGTGAGTGCTGGTGCAGTTGCTCCCGGACTAGGTGTAGCCGTCGGACTAGGCGTAGCCGTCGGATTTGGTGTAGCTGTTGGATTTGGTGTAGCCGTTGGATCTGGTGTAGCAGTTGGAGCCGGAGTAGCTGTAACTTCCGGAGCTGATGTAGCAACAGAACCGCCGTTAGATCCACCAGTACCAGTGGTTGCCGTAGCCGTTGGAGTTGGTGTTTCAAAATGGATTAGCTGACTGTACTTGCTATCAAAGATAACCTTACCCGTGCCTTGGATGGTTAGGATATCGTTGAAACCAAGGATTAGATTCTTGATTTCCGTACCTGCCTCTACACGCAGCTTGGCTTTTTGCTTCAGTGTAACTTCAGCAATACTGCCTGCTGTCAGATGGAGTGTAGGCTCTCCCAACGCTTGAAGCTCAACGGAATCAAAGCTTCCTTTCAGCTTGAGGATGGAATCCTTAGGCAGCGTATTCTCAACAATAACCCGGCTGAAACCTGCCCCCGTTAATGCATCTTCCTCTAGTATTGCACCGGAATGTACGCGTACGTTTGGTACAGCACTTGTGCCTCTAGTAACGACGCGCAGCTTGCCGTTATGCTTATCTACTACCATTTCAGCAGCATTGGAGTCGCTTAGTACGACACTGTTCTCACCGCCACCGGCAACGAATACTTTTCCCTTAACAGTGACATTATTCAGTGTGACATCGCCCTCAGCAATACCTTCGGTAAGGTAGAGATTCCCTGAGATTGTGGAGTTTTTCAACTCTACGCCTGGGCTGCTGATAACCATATTCCGAGTGTTAATCCCCGAATAGCTTCCGCTCTTAGGTGTGATTTCTCCGCCCAGCTTCTCAATCATGCGCAGTGCTTCCGCTCTTGTTACAGCCTGAGTTCCTTTAAAGCTGCCGTCAGTGTAGCCTTGCAGATAACCTTCACCAAGTAAAGACAATACTGCTTCTTGGCTCCATTCTGGCAAATCAGCAGCATCCTTTGGTGCAGAAGTGCCAACAGATGAGTTGAGTTGGAACAGTCTGTATAACATTACTGCAGCTTCTTGACGACTTACTTGCTGTGCGGGTCGGAAGGTGCCATCGCTGTATCCTGTCACATATCCTGCAGCGGTTGCTTTTTGGATATCGCTGTAGTAAGCACCTGTCGTGGAAACATCCGTGAAGCCAATTTCGGCTTTTTCCTGCAAATTAAAGACCCGATTAACCAGAGTAACCCACTCTGCACGGTTGATTTCTTGATTTGGCTTATATATTCCGTTTCCGTAACCCAGAATCAAGCCCTTATCTACCCAAGATTGAAAATCCTTCTGTGCCCAGTGGCCGGAATAATCGGCGATTTGTTGCTGAGTGGATAATGCGACTGATTTGGAATCGCTTGCAGAAGCTGCAGAAATTAATGGAGCAGGCACTAATAGAGTGAGTGCAAGCAGGGAAGCGGTTAGTTTACCAGTAGTTTTTCTCAAATGTATGATCCTCCGATTCTAGTGATGTAGAGCTTGTACACGCGTATTTTTCCAATTCCTCCCTTCTTTACTGAAAAAAATGTAAAACGCTTACATAAATAGCTACTAAAAAAACGCTTTCGTATATGAAAATGGTTTTAATTTATGTATTACTAAACCATAACAAGGAAAACGTTTTATAATGCTCTCATTTTAAGCATGATATCAGCAAATAGTCAAATAGAAATTTATAAATCTGTGAATCTTTTTATATTTTTATAAATTATAATTTCAAATAAGAGGAAAATGATTTAACTACTGGTGATTAATGCTGAAGTGGATAAGAGTGAAATTTGGTGAATGGATGACTAGGCGGGATATATCAGCATGGATAAAGAGAGGGGGTAGGGCATAACGGGTGGGGGGGAGCTAAGGAAGAATAGCTAATTAGTTGTTCACCCCCGCAAAAAGAACCAGTTTTGCTTAGAACATAAAAGAAAAATTTACAGATAGTACAATTTGAAAATGATATCTTGATCATGGTTTCCGAATTTTTTTCCGAAAATCGTTGCTCCTCCTACATGCTTTGCATCTTCCTTCACTTCGATCCGAAAGGTCCAACGGTCACAAGTCGTATCTAAATCCTCAATCGAAACCTGAGACAGCGGGTCACCGTCAATGTAAGTTCCATTGTGGTTTGTAATTCTAATCGTTTTTAGCAATCCGTATTGATTGATATTGTGTGGCCACCATTCCGGTGTGAATTTACCTCTAGCATCAGCGAAATCCCCGGGGCTCGTCCAAGTCCCTAATTCCAAGCCATTCAAAGAAAAGGTGATGTCTGAAGGCCATACGTCATTAGCAAAGGGGAATTCGGAAGAAAGCTCCAAGCTAATTTCAAATTGCTGTAGGGTTTCCTCTTTTTTTAGGAAATTAGCGATATTATATTGCACATAACCTTGAGTGAACCAGAGAATCTCTGCGTCCACTCTTTTAGAATCCATGAAATACTTAGGTTCGTCTACTCTGCCGATAAACTCCTTATCCGTAGCAAGTCCGCAAGTAGGTTTCAGATCATAATCGGTATAATGACCAATCGGCACTGATGTCTCGTAGGAGGCAAAGGAGTGAAAGATTTTCTTCGGGAAGTTAATCTCAATATGATCCACCCTAAGGATTGAGATTTTTTGCATTCCTGATTTACCAGGCACC
It contains:
- a CDS encoding ArsR/SmtB family transcription factor gives rise to the protein MQLEIDKSSLVVYEALASEVRIKIIQLLSKNKMNIKDLAEELKISSPIVTKHIKKLEDAGLIKTEKVPGKSGMQKISILRVDHIEINFPKKIFHSFASYETSVPIGHYTDYDLKPTCGLATDKEFIGRVDEPKYFMDSKRVDAEILWFTQGYVQYNIANFLKKEETLQQFEISLELSSEFPFANDVWPSDITFSLNGLELGTWTSPGDFADARGKFTPEWWPHNINQYGLLKTIRITNHNGTYIDGDPLSQVSIEDLDTTCDRWTFRIEVKEDAKHVGGATIFGKKFGNHDQDIIFKLYYL